The stretch of DNA GCGGCATGCCAACCCGGAGATGGTCGCCACCTACCGCGCCAACCTCGGCCTTGCGGCCCGTGGGCGCGGCGACCTTGATCGCGCGCTGACTCTGTTGACTGAAGCGCGCGCCTCAGTTCCCAACTCCCACCAGCAAACACAGATTGATCTCTGGCTGACCGAACTTCACCTTGAGCGGGGCGAGCCAGCCTCGGCGGACGACGTCCTCACCCGCGCCGAAGCGCGCCTGGCGAGCGACGAACGCGGGCGTTTCCGCGCCTGGGCAGAGCGCCTGCGTGAGCAGTTCCCTAAAAACGTGGTGTAGACCTTCAGGGTTTCCCGCAGGCGGCCCGGAAGGTCTTTTTGATTCAAATAGGGCGTTCGCCCGATGTGGGCGCTTCGCGCTTGGCATAGACTGTCTCCAACTTCATCACCCAAAGGAGAACAGTCTCATGTCATCACAAACCCTCATTCGCTGGAGCGGGCTGGCGCTCATCATAGCGGGGCTGATCTACATCATCTTCCAGCCGCTTCACCCTGCCGAGAGTGATCCGGGCGCGGCCCTCAACCCGCTTTGGGCGGTCGTGCATTACGCAGTCACCGTTCATCATTTGCTCGTGGTCGTCGGCCTTGTGGGACTCTACCTGGCGCAAGCAGAGCAAGTCGGCAGGCTTGGGCTGATCGGATTCATCGCCGCCCTGCTGGCGAACGCCTATTGGGTGGGTGGCGCGATTGACGAAGCGCTCTTCTACCCCTATCTGGCCGCGCAACAGGCGACGCCCACCCCGCCTTTTGAGCTTTTTGATCCGGCAGGCCCACTCGGTGTGTATCTCGTCCTCGTGCTCGTGGCGCTCGTCGTTTGGGACTTGGGCAGTATTCTGACGGGGTACACTACCATGCGCGTCGGGGTTCTCCCGCGTTGGGGGGGACTGCTGTTGATCGTCGGCAACGTGGTTCTCAACGTGGGCGCTTTTGTCCCCGGCATCTACTTCGTCAAAATCATCGGCGGCGTGCTCATGGGCATTGCGTATGCCTGGCTCGGCTACGCGCTCTGGGCGCAAAAGGGCGAAGCCCGCGCGGCCATGCAACCGCAGATGGTCAAGTAACAATCTCCAATCCTCCAATTCTCAAAGCTTCAAACTCCCGAAAGGAATCTCCTCCATGTCCACCGAATCCAACAAAACCACCTCCCGCCGCTTTCAAGAAGAATTCAACAACCGCCACTGGGATGAATGCGCCCGCCTGCTGGCCCCCGGCTTCGTCACCTATCAACCCGGCGCGCCCGGCCCGTTGAATGCCGAAGCCTTCATCCAAATCGGGCAGATGTTTGCCACGGCCTTCCCAGATCTGCGCGTGACCATCCAAGATCAGATCGCCGAGAACGACCGTGTAGCGACCCGCCTGAGCTTCAGCGGCACGCACCGCGCCGACTTTCAGGGCATCCCGGCCACGAACCGCATCATTGACGTAAACGGCGTCGTCATTGATCGTTACGTGGACGACAAGATTGCCGAGCATTGGGCGCTGTTCGACGCGATGGAATTGATGCAACAGTTGGGCGTCATGCCCGCGCCGCAAACGGCGTAATTCCCTTCACAGCCAAAAGCGGCCCGACGATCGTCGGGCCGCTTTTTGTTCGCGTAAGTATAATGAGTGGCGATGTCCGCTCCGCAACTCCGCCTCGCCGAACTCATGGCCTCCCTCTCGCTGGCCATTGACCTGGGCAACGGCCAACCGATTGAATGGGTGATGAAGTGCACCCTGCTCGGCCTGAATCTGGCTAAAGCCATCGGCCTAAGTGATGATGAACAGCGCGAGGTCTATTACCTTTCCCTCTTACGCCACATTGGGTGTACGGCCACAGCGCCCGCTGATGCCAGGCGAATGGGCGATGAAACTGTCGTCGCCGAGGGGATGACGATTGACCTCGACGACCCGGCGCAGACGCTTAGCTTTGTGCTCCGCAACGTGGGCAAGACTAAACCACTAGCCGAACGATTACGCCTCATGGCCAACATGCTGGCCGTCGGTTCAGAGACTGCTCACACTACCTGCGTCGCCCAAAACGAAGTGGCCGAGCGCCTCGCCGGGATGATGGGCTTTGCCTCGAACTTCAAGCGCGGCCTGTCGCAAACCTTTGAGCGATGGGACGGCAAGGGACTGCCGGACAAAGTTCAAGGTGAAGACCTAACCCTCGCCGCCCGCATCGCTTATCTCGCCCGCGACGCGGCCACGTTTTATCACCTAAGCGGAATTGACGCCGCCGTGACGATGGTGCGCCAACGGTCGGGCCGTCACTTTGACCCAACGCTGGCGGAGGCCTTCTGTCGCCATGCTCCTGACCTGTGCGAGTCGTTGGAAACCGACTCAGTGTGGGAGGTCGTACTCGCCGCCGAACCAGGCCAATCGGCCTGGCTCACCGACGAACAATTTGATATGGCCGCTCAAGCCATCGCCGACTTCACCGATTTGAAGTCACACTACCTCGTCGGCCATTCGCGCCGAGTGGCGAAGATAGCGGCGGACGCGGCCAAAGCGTACGGCTTGCCGGAGGCAGATGTGGTGACCATTCGACGGGCGGGCTGGTTGCATGACATCGGACGGGTGGGCGTGACGGCCGGCATCTGGGAGAAGCCGGGGCCGCTCACCGCGAGCGAGTGGGAACAGGTGCGCCTGCATCCGTATTTCACCGAGCGCGTGCTGTCGCACTCGCGCGCCCTCGAACCGTTAGGGACATTGGCCGCGCTCCATCACGAACGACTTGACGGCTCAGGCTATCATCGCCGCTTGCCCGCCTCGATGTTGACTCCCCTGGCCCGCCTGCTCGCCGCCGCTGATGGCTATTGTGCGATGACTGAGGCGCGCCCGCATCGCCCCGCACTTTCACACGCTGCCGCCGCCACCGAACTGCGTCGCGACTCCACAATCGGTAAGTTCGACCCGCAAACAGTGGACGCCGTCCTCAGCGCGGCCGGCCATCGCGCCGCCCGCCTGCGCCGCGCCCCATCCAACCTGACCCCACGCGAAATCGAAATCCTGCGCCTCATCGCGCGCGGTCACTCCACCAAACAAATTGCCCGCCAACTGACCATCACTGAAAAAACCGCCGAAAACCACATCTACAATGTTTACGGAAAATTGGTGTCAAGGGCCGCGCCGGGGCCACGCTCTTTGCCGTCCAGAATCATCTGCTCGACCTGAATGACTGAAATGAGGGAAACCCCTCATGCGCCCGGCGGTAAGTCTCCGTATACTGTTGGCTAAACCTCACTGACACCAGGAGATGCCTTATGTCCCTCGAAGCCAACAAAGCCCTCGTCCGCCGCCTCTTTGAAGAAAGCGACCATCGCCAGGGCGACCTCCCCGCCGAATTGTTCGGCCCGAACTACGCTGCGCATTTCACGACCATGCCTATGCCACTCAATCTCGACGGTCATGTTCAGATGACGAAAATGTTCTATGCCGCATTCCCTGACTTGCATCACACCATCGAAGACCAGATTGCCGAAGGTGACAAAGTCTTCACGCGGGCCACGGCGCGCGGCACCCATCTCAACGCCTTCATGGGCATCCCAGCCACCGGCAAATCGTTCGCCATCACTATTACCAGCCTTGACCGGGTAATGGGTGACGAGATTGTCGAAGAGTGGGTGCTCGGCGACACGCTCGGCATGATGCAACAACTCGGCGCCATCCCTGCGCCGCAGGCGTCTTAGGAGGTGTGCCGTGCCGCCCAAACCCGTGCGCGTTCACATCAACCGCCTCGTTGACGAAGTCTATGCTTACATGACTGACCTCCGACATCTGCCGGAATGGCTGGAGGATGTCAACCGCGTTCAACTCGAGCCACCCAGTCCACTGCGCGTCGGAACGCGCATCATGGTCGAATTTAGAGCGCCGCTGGGAGGGCGAATGATATGGGTTAATGAGGTAGCCGAATACGACCCGCTCAACCTGGTTTACGCCGAACGCTACGTGCAGGGTCTGTTCCCGGTGGCCGGACGATGGACGTACGAACCAGACGGCGATGGATGTTACGTGTCGCTGGTCATCATTGATTGGCGACCGGATGGATTGACGAAGTTGATGGAGCCGTTAATCGCGATGAACTTTCAGCAGACTTATCGCAAAGGCTTTGCCAAACTGAAGCGCATTCTGGAAGCCTCAGCGGTCGGAGGGCGCGCTCCCTCACCAGTATAATGGTTGTGACTCACATTGCGCACCAAATCAACGGCCCGAATCAACTCGAGCCGTTTTGAGTTGCGTGAGTATAATCGGCAGCATGCCGCCTCTTCGCCTCGCCGAATTCGCCGTCGCCCTCTCCCTCGCCTCCGACCTCGGCCTCGGCCACCCGATGGAGATGGTGCTGGCCTCGTGCCTGCTCAGTTTGCGATTGGGCGAATTGCTGGGCTTGGGCGACGACGAACTGCGCGAGGTGTATTACCTTGCCCTCTTCCGCCACGCCGGTTGCACGGCGGATGCCCCCAAAGCCGCATCATTCTTCGGCAACGACCTGGCCGTGTCGCCCGGCTTCCTCTCCAATGTTGACCCGACCAAACCCTGGACTCTGCTGGGCTTCATGTGGCGCAACGTATTGGCCGAGCAACCGTTGGTCAAACGAGTCACTGCCCTGCCCGAAGTTCTGCCCGGCTTCATGCAAGCCATCCTCGCTCATTGCGAAGTCGCCCAACTCTTCGCCGCGCGATTGAATCTCGACCAGCGATTGCAACAGAATCTTTTAGTGTGCAACGAAGCCTGGAATGGAAGCGGCATCCCCGGCAAACTCAAAGGCGAAGCGATCCCGCGCACAGTGCGCCTGCTTCAAGTGGCTGAAGAAGCCATCTACGCCCATCACTTCCTCAATCCCAAAGCCGTCGTCGAAACCATCCGCCAGCGCGGTGGGGCGACTCTCGACCCAGCGATTGCCGAACGCTTCTGCGCCAGCGCCGAGCATCTCATCGAGCGCTCGCGCCTCGGCTCGCCCACTATCCGTGAAGAAGTTCTCGCCGCCGAGCCGGGGCCGCGCGCACTGCTGGCCGACTCACAACTGGAAGCCGCCGCGCACGCCGACGTGGGCCGCGTCGGAGTCTCGTCCGGCATTTGGTGCAAGCCCGGCCCGCTCGCCGTCACCGAATGGGAGCGGGTGCGACTGCATCCATATTACACGCAACGCATTCTGTCTCAACCCCAAGTCCTGACCGAATGGGGTCTCATTGCCGCTTCAAACCGCGAACGGCTTGATGGCTCCGGCTACCACCGCAATCTGCCCGCCGCCATGCTCACACCCGCCATGCGGATTCTGTCCGCCGCCGATGTCTATCAAGCCATGATCGAGACCCGGCCTCATCGCGCCGCGTTCACACCCGAGCAGGCCGCCGCTGAACTGAAACGCGAAGTGCGGGCAGGCGGCTTCGACGGGGACGCCGTCAACGCGGTGCTGGCCGCCGCCGGACACGCCACCCCCGAAGTCCGCCGCCAGCGCGTAGCCGACCTGACTGAGCGCGAGATTGAAGTCCTCCGCCTCGTGGCGCGCGGCCTCTCGAATCGGGACATTGCCCAACAGTTGACGGTCTCCCCAAAAACTGTCGGCAACCACCTCCAGAACATCTACAGCAAAATCGGCGTCTCCACCCGCGCCGCGGCGACGTATTTTGCGATGCAACACTCGTTGGTTTAACCCACCCTCCCCCATTGGTATTGCTTCAATGGGGGAGGGCCGGGGTGGGGGTAAAGATAGGGCATTCGCCTCATGTGGCGGCTTCTCCTTTGCCCTATAGTGAGCGCAACTTCAAACACAGGAGACGCTCATGTTTACCCAACTCAACTATCTCGCCATTCTCGTCGCCGCCATTGCCGCCTTTGCCCTCGCTTTTGTGTGGTACATGCCGCCCGTCTTTGGTCTGCGCTGGGCAACGCTGACCAAACGCTACACCGGCCTCTCCGACACACAATTGGCGGCCAACATGCCGGCGAAGGCCGGGCTGTGGTTCGTCGGCTTTCTCGTCAATGCCTTCGCACTGGCGGTGGTGGCAAACCTGACCGGGACAACTGACATCGCCACCGCCATCACCCTCGGCGCAATTCTGGGCCTCGGCGTTGGCGCGGTCGTGAGCAGTTGGCCGCCCATTCATGCGCAACAGCCGGTCGGCATTTGGTTGATGAACAGCGGGCTGTTTCTGCTTCAGCAAATTGTCATGGTGAGCATCGTGACGCTGTGGCGCTAAAGACAGCCGATACCCCTCAATGCAATCGCCCGATGGGCCATATTCCCTCGGGCGATTTTGTTTTTGCGTAGCGCGCCGAGGCCGGGCGTATAATCCGGCTATGCCTTCCGGCCTCCCCACCCCGCCCACGCCCCTCATCGGACGCGAGCAAGAAATCGCCGCGTTACGCGCCCTTTTGAGGCGTGATGAAGTGAGGCTGGTCACCCTCACCGGCCCCGGGGGCGTGGGCAAGACTCGGCTGGCTCTGCGAGCCGCGGTTGACCTCGCCAGCGACTTTCCCGACGGCGTTTATTTTGTTTCACTCGCCGCCATCACCGACCCCACGCTTGTCATGCCCACCGTCGCCCAGAGTTTGGGCCTGTGGCAATCGGGTGAGGCCGCACCACTCGAACGACTGAAACTGCATCTATTCGGTCAACAATTGTTGGTGCTCGATAACTTCGAGCAAGTCCTCGCCGCCGCGCCACATCTCGCCGAACTGTTAATTGCTTGCCCCGAGTTGAAAGTGTTGGTGACGAGTCGTTCGCTGTTGCGGCTGACGGGTGAGCACGAATTCGCCGTCCCGCCGCTCCCAATCCCCACCCTCAATTCTCCAATCTCTAATCTCCAGTCTTTCCCTTCAGTACAGTTGTTTCTCACCCGCGCCCTGGCCCTCAAGCCTGATCTGCGGCTCGACGACGCCAATGCCCCGGCCATCGCCGAAATCTGCGCCCGGCTCGACGGCTTGCCGCTGGCGCTCGAACTCGCCGCCGCCCGCATCAAGGTGTTGCCGCCTCAAGCCATGCGGGCTTGGCTCGACCAAAGCCTGCAACTCCTCACCAGCGGCGCGCGCGACGTACCGGAGCGTCATCAATCGTTGCACAATGCGATTCAATGGAGTTACGCGCTGTTGGACGAGAACGAAAAACGGCTGTTCCAGCGTTTGTCGGTTTTCGTCGGCGGGTGCTCGGTGGAGGCCGCCAGCGCCGTGGGCGGCGGCCAGCCCGTTGAAATGTTGAACCGAATCGAGTCGCTTGTGGACAAGAGTCTGTTGCGTGCCATTGAGGCCCGCCTGACGATGCTTGAAACGATTCGTGAGTTTGCGCGCGAACAACTCGAAGCCAGTGGTGAAACCGAAGACGCGCAACGCGCGCACTGTGCCTTCTTCCTGCAACTGGCTGAATCCACCGAGCCAAAACTCTTTGGGCCTGAGCAGGGTCTGTGGCTCAATCGGCTGGAGCAGGACAACAATAACTATCGCGCCGCACTGCGCTGGTCGTTGGCGCACGAGGCCGACTTAGCGGTGCGACTCTGTGCGGCGCTGTGGCAGTTGTGGTTTGTGCGCGGCTACATCACCGAAGGCCGCCGTTGGCTGGCCGAGGCGTTGAGTCAGACGACCAGCCCCATGACGATAGTGGCACGCGCCAAAGCGATAGGCGGCGCGTGCGTGCTGGCGATTTATCAGGCTGATTATGTGTCCGCGATTGAAGCGGGCCAGGAAAGTTTGCGGCTGTTCCGTCAGTTGAACATCCCGCCCGGTATCGCCGCCGCGTTGAATGGGTTGGGCTTTGCTCAGGCCTTTCGCGGAGATTACGACTCGGCGCTGGCACAGTGCGGCGAAATCGTCGCCATCTCGCGCGCCATCGGCGACCGCGCCGGGCTGGCGAACGCCCTCAACTTCAACAGCTTCGCGGCCTGGCTCAAGGGCGATTACGCGACGGCCAATACGCTTGGCTCGGAAGGATTGGCGATTTACAAAGAACTGGGCGACCCGCGCGGCATCGCCTTCATGCAATTTGCGTTGGGGTTCATTTATGTGAGCGAGGGAAAATTCGCCGCCGCCCAGCCCTTGCTCGAACAGTCATTGGCCCAGTTGCGCCGCCTAGA from Chloroflexota bacterium encodes:
- a CDS encoding ester cyclase, whose amino-acid sequence is MSTESNKTTSRRFQEEFNNRHWDECARLLAPGFVTYQPGAPGPLNAEAFIQIGQMFATAFPDLRVTIQDQIAENDRVATRLSFSGTHRADFQGIPATNRIIDVNGVVIDRYVDDKIAEHWALFDAMELMQQLGVMPAPQTA
- a CDS encoding HD domain-containing protein — its product is MSAPQLRLAELMASLSLAIDLGNGQPIEWVMKCTLLGLNLAKAIGLSDDEQREVYYLSLLRHIGCTATAPADARRMGDETVVAEGMTIDLDDPAQTLSFVLRNVGKTKPLAERLRLMANMLAVGSETAHTTCVAQNEVAERLAGMMGFASNFKRGLSQTFERWDGKGLPDKVQGEDLTLAARIAYLARDAATFYHLSGIDAAVTMVRQRSGRHFDPTLAEAFCRHAPDLCESLETDSVWEVVLAAEPGQSAWLTDEQFDMAAQAIADFTDLKSHYLVGHSRRVAKIAADAAKAYGLPEADVVTIRRAGWLHDIGRVGVTAGIWEKPGPLTASEWEQVRLHPYFTERVLSHSRALEPLGTLAALHHERLDGSGYHRRLPASMLTPLARLLAAADGYCAMTEARPHRPALSHAAAATELRRDSTIGKFDPQTVDAVLSAAGHRAARLRRAPSNLTPREIEILRLIARGHSTKQIARQLTITEKTAENHIYNVYGKLVSRAAPGPRSLPSRIICST
- a CDS encoding ester cyclase, giving the protein MSLEANKALVRRLFEESDHRQGDLPAELFGPNYAAHFTTMPMPLNLDGHVQMTKMFYAAFPDLHHTIEDQIAEGDKVFTRATARGTHLNAFMGIPATGKSFAITITSLDRVMGDEIVEEWVLGDTLGMMQQLGAIPAPQAS
- a CDS encoding SRPBCC family protein encodes the protein MPPKPVRVHINRLVDEVYAYMTDLRHLPEWLEDVNRVQLEPPSPLRVGTRIMVEFRAPLGGRMIWVNEVAEYDPLNLVYAERYVQGLFPVAGRWTYEPDGDGCYVSLVIIDWRPDGLTKLMEPLIAMNFQQTYRKGFAKLKRILEASAVGGRAPSPV
- a CDS encoding LuxR family transcriptional regulator, which translates into the protein MPPLRLAEFAVALSLASDLGLGHPMEMVLASCLLSLRLGELLGLGDDELREVYYLALFRHAGCTADAPKAASFFGNDLAVSPGFLSNVDPTKPWTLLGFMWRNVLAEQPLVKRVTALPEVLPGFMQAILAHCEVAQLFAARLNLDQRLQQNLLVCNEAWNGSGIPGKLKGEAIPRTVRLLQVAEEAIYAHHFLNPKAVVETIRQRGGATLDPAIAERFCASAEHLIERSRLGSPTIREEVLAAEPGPRALLADSQLEAAAHADVGRVGVSSGIWCKPGPLAVTEWERVRLHPYYTQRILSQPQVLTEWGLIAASNRERLDGSGYHRNLPAAMLTPAMRILSAADVYQAMIETRPHRAAFTPEQAAAELKREVRAGGFDGDAVNAVLAAAGHATPEVRRQRVADLTEREIEVLRLVARGLSNRDIAQQLTVSPKTVGNHLQNIYSKIGVSTRAAATYFAMQHSLV
- a CDS encoding DUF1761 domain-containing protein; translation: MFTQLNYLAILVAAIAAFALAFVWYMPPVFGLRWATLTKRYTGLSDTQLAANMPAKAGLWFVGFLVNAFALAVVANLTGTTDIATAITLGAILGLGVGAVVSSWPPIHAQQPVGIWLMNSGLFLLQQIVMVSIVTLWR